The Arvicanthis niloticus isolate mArvNil1 chromosome 9, mArvNil1.pat.X, whole genome shotgun sequence genomic interval CAAATCAGTAACAAATGATTCATATGTATTTCATATTGAAGTCATTAAACTATATAATGCTAAACTAGTATTACAAAGGTGCAAATAACTATAAATATGATCATCATCTGTGGCCTATTTGGCATGACAATCATCTCAGTGTCCTATAGCTTTAAACACATTGCTTCATCTTTGTCATGTGATTAAAGTAGATATGTCCATAGGTCAGTGACTTTTGCCCTGGCTGACTTTCAAAATCTTTGACTCTTGAGTTATTACCTAAGATCCAGCTGGCAAAACACATTTTCAGTTTTCATCACCTTGTTTATATGGACATTTGACATAGTTGGAAGGTACAACAAGACTGGGCTTCTGTGCAGCTCTGTGCACTCCCATGTGCATTCTGCTGAACAAGCCGAGTTCAACCCAAGTTCAAAGGTGGGGAGTTCCAAGTCACATTACAAATGGCATGAATATAAGGAAAGATGCGGAACTAGGACTTTTGTTTAATTTCTATCATATATAGctttaataatattttgttttgtactAAACTCCAGATAGTTTGTATAGAAAAGTCATTTAAGACTAAATGGCCTCAGAAGTATTTTCTTGCTAGGAGGGGTGGTCTATAGCTATAATTCCAGCATCTTTGCAGTAGAGACCCAAGGAACAGAATTTTAAGGTCAAATTGAGctgcatagtgaatttgaggccagcccaggttATATAAGATCCTCTCTGAAACAACAAAACACTCCCAAGACCTATGCCAAATAAGATGATTCTCATACCCGTGTGACTTCTGCTTTGCTTGTGGTGGTGCTCTGTCTGTGGAAGGTCTGTAGACAGGAGGATAATAGGGGCTACTCCCAGCCTACTTCCAGaatcaatgagagaccctgtcttaaagaataaaatggaGAGATGATAAAAAATGGACATCATaatcttctttttctgttctacGAGACATGTATATTTGATGATTGTGGACACATCAGACACAGACGGGAACAGGATTTCAGTCaatgaaatatgttttatttattttgaaaatgtttttcctAAAGGATGCACCTGAGTTTTGGTGAAGAAATGAAGTAGAACATGTCTTAGGGACTTGTAACAAAAGAGGAAAAGTTGGGATGCTTTAAATGCTTTTGAATTCTAAACTACAGCTGTATTCTCAATTACATCCAAAACCAGGCCCACTGTCCTTTGTGATTATAATGCATAAGTAGGGCTTTGGAAGCCCAGTGCTTAGACAAGTTTCTTGTCTATGCAAAAGCTCAAGAATAGTTTAATCAGCAGCATTCTATCTCACTTCAATCCTATACTTAACTCACAGCATTTTTTCCAaatctgtctttctttgttttagagaTGGTTTctttgagtagccctggctgttctggctgAAACCACTTCTGCTCCCATTTGTAAAGCATGTGTGACATCTCCCATAAGGATGAGTACTTTTAACTGAGAAACAATGGTCAAGATAAGGAAGAGTCTGGGGAAGCCATGTGTGGCCCCACAGATAGCACAGAGATCACCAGGTTATTAACCACATCCATGACCAGAATTCTGTGTAGAAAATAGGTTTATACATCCCTTCCTTTGAAGGGACAATCTgcatgtttaacattcctggttcccCTAGTTTTATCTGTGAACACAAGAACCTCTGTGCCCTCTATGATAACAGTGTTATCATAGGTAGATCAAAAACATCCAGTGATATTGTTATTATCTTGTGTTCTGGGTTTCTcccaggcaacacgtggagtctggttttccaaagcttttattgttcatggcatggtgagtgggtgtagatggtgtACGCTCCccaagaaagccagaagagcttGGCTTttaaagggagggggaagaggggagagaataacttaattagctatgccccctggcctttagattaCCCCTCCATGTGAGTGAAGATGCAGGTTCAATGGAGATTAAAcctcttgtcaggagcctgggttctgggggcgtggccgaacacTCACAACCGAAGGACCAGGTTAGCATCTCATAGCCCAACAGTGACTATTGGATATAATTTTTTACTATACagtaaaatctgtttttttttccttcttcctggaaTAAAGTTGGCACTCAACACCGCTGATTTGCTATAGCTTCTAAGAGTCAAGGAGAAACTGCTGCACTGGGTTACATTTGAAATCATTACAGTGGTAGAAAAGGCCCTTTAAGGGGAAACTTCAGCTTAAGACCTGCCTGGAGACATGATATTATGGTGACTATAATGTCACACAAAGCTCTCTGCCTTCctgcattttaaaatgcagtCTTGAAGAGTACTTCCACTGTCACAGGAAAATTTGAGTGGAAAGTCCTGTGACTTTGCCTTTGCTGTTCTTCCATTTCTCCCTGTTGCTATGGGCAACATCTCATCACAGGCCTGTGATGAGAAAGGACCAGAGGTCACTGAGCCAGCCTTCACTCTGATGCAGGAAGAAGTCTGCCAGTCTCTGGCTCAGGGTTCTGGAGCTAGAGGAAGAGGCCTCCATTTTGGGAGCTCCTGTGGGTTTAGTAAGGTCAGCTTGGGTTATGTTTCTAAATCTGAGTGCTCcgaaagagaaaggaaacacaaACCAGAAACAAATAGGAAAGTCAGTCTCCAGATGGTGCCAGCAGTTTCAGAATGGCTTTTTTAGTAAAGGGCTATTAGTGATCTGGGGGTTGAAAAGGAGAGGGGAGTTGGTGGCAAGAGGattggggaggaaggagaagggagagagtagagaatgaaaggggggagagagaagagaggccagaagtAGGTAGAGACATTGGGGCTGGGAGAGGGATCAGACCTTGAAGCTGTCATGTGAACTCATAGAGGAGAAGGTATGTATGCTACTGGTCAGATTAAAAGCCTTCCAAGCCTTTGTTTTAAGTTGACAGGCTTTTGTATTAGGTCAAGAGTGTATAGgagttctgcttgcatgtatgtctgagaaCTATATAAGgacagcagaggccagaagaaggtgtaacAACACAGGCTCACCTACCTCGAAGATCAGTGTCTGATGGACAGGAAAGCATTGGTAATAATatctactttttgttgttgtcttttatttctgaattgATTCCTGCAGGACAGTAAACCTGGTCTCCCCCTGCAGCCCCTGAAATTGCTCTGCTAAAAGCTCTTTGTTTACAGGATTAGTTTGTAAGTGGGGTGGCAGTAGGGTGAAAGTTCAGGGGCTGAACCCACCCAGGACCAGATCCTTTCCAAACTAATGCTGTAAACTTTATTACAGACCCACATGACAGGATTCCTTACAAAGGGATTGACTGTTTCAGTTTCAAACTAACATGTTGTAACATgtggaggaggagctgggtgGTTAAATACTTCAACCTCTGGCATGAGTCCGCCTCTCAGCTTTCAAGTTTCAATCCTCCTGTAGCTGAAACCCAGCTTCTCAGCTCTGAGATGAGAGCCACAGAGGCTTCCCTCCCTGTGCTCAGTACCACAGACAGCCTGCAGGAGGGAGAAATGGGTATGTATTTAATAGTATTTGAACCAAACTGTAAGAGCAGAGAGGAGCTTCACCAGGGACAGGAAGGCAGAAGAGCTGAACCTTGAACAAAAGaataagaacagaagggcttctgtgaGCCTGTCACAGTGGGTCTGCAGACTAGGAGAAAGCAGACAGGATTAGCTATGAGGTTGTTACACTAGTTACTCTGTTGGAGCAGGCAATACTTGAATAGTTCTCAGGGAAGAGAAACACAGAGTGAGTCAGTCACCTTTTAAGAGCCAGAGCTGCAGCTCcagcattctttctttctctgtacttAGCTTGCAGGTCCACTCTTCCCAGGGATCTGGTAATCACACTCTGGTGGGTTACACCAAATTGCTGTAGAAAATGCTTGCTCTAGGTGTCCCCAGTGAAGGAAATTCAAGCAATGGCTTTACAATGTGAATAGTGACAGAAGTTGCCTGGGAAACTTGGGGCTTGTGTTTTGCAGATCcattgaaattaaaaaagaactgtAAGGAGGTGGTATGGGGTGGGAGTGAACCCACCCAGGACCAGAGTCTTTCCATTTTAAGCTCTAGATAAGTTACAGAAAATGAATGTAATGGGATTTTCTACTTCATTCTTCACACAAGCAAAgctgtgtttcttgtgtttcaaACTGTCTATGCTTCATTATGTTGCATTCCTTTGTCTTCCTTTGTCCCCTCATTCCTGTTccttcatcttaattttttttttcatttagggaAAGAATATTGGATTTTGAGAAAACAAGATTGATAtttatcaaaatacaaaattcacAACAAATGTTAATGCTTATCACTTAAACCATGTATTCTaactgaaattattattattactactattattactgatgatgatgaagatgaagatggtggtggtgatgatgaggatgatgactGACTCTTTGTAAAGTTTCATCCTTTaccccaagctggcctggaactctctcagCAGAGTTAACTTTTTcaaatcaaataattaaatatttagcCAATGGAAACAGTTCCTGTTGTAATGTGAAGCTCATGTCTAAAGTGCAGCTGTTGTATAACCAGCTGCAGGCATCTCACAACTTCACTCCTTTGAAACCATAACTTGTTTTGTCACTGAAACAGTTTTTAATTAAGCTAAAAACCAGGCCAGCaatgtttcatttctttgtttttttgagagatCATTTCCAATGTTGCTTTTAAATAAAGACATGAAAGTTATGTTCAAACTATGCTATAGGACAAATTCCAATTTAGAAGGAGATCCGTGTGCATACAGTATGAGAAAGATGAATGGCAAAGTTCCTGTTTATGTATCAGAATATAAAAGACAGTATCCTAATTATACTGGTGTAAACACAGAGGAGTATCCATAAATCTTACTCATAAACCTGTATAAGAAATGCTGGTGTGGAattctaaatgaataaaattacctttcttattttttttgaaatttccaATATCCACAAATGTGTTCCTTCAATTCCCAACTTGCTaagagtttttgttattttagactAATATTAATTTTTCACATGATGTTGGTAAGGTTGTTAAAACGCTCCCACATTTAACCCATTAGTTATGTCAGTGGgttaaattacatttatgtgcctttattagttaatttatttactGACTAAGTTCTTTGGAAATAGTCCAGGTTGAGTacaaactttctatgtagccaaggctagccttgtacTCCTGActctccagcttctgcctccctagcactggaaATATAAAAGTGTACCAACCTGTTTGTTTCCTTgactggagcaggagttacacaGGTGGTTTTGAGCCCCCTTTTAGGAGCTGGGATTGAGaactcaactcaggtcctctagaggagcaACAATTGTTCTTCACCTCTCAGCCATCGAATGGGCAGCTCTTGTTGTGTCTTTTGTTCCATGATCTTCACTATCTCTGTTTATTGCTCTTTTATTGGCCTGTAGTTTAATAACTGGAATAATAACTGGAACGGAATGTTCTGTGGCAAacgttttttctttttttgtttttttttttgggggggggttgttttttgttttttttgttttgtttttgtttgtttgtttgtttttcaacttagggtttccctgtgtggccctggctgtcctggaactcattctatagaccagtctggacttgaactcagaaatccatctgcctctgcctcccaagtgctgggattaaaggctaagggcatgtgccacccctGCCCAGCTGTGGCAAACAttctgtttcccttccctctagTCTTCTGAGAGCCAAGGTCATCATTTTAGATCAACATTCTATGAAGGCGTTTGCACTAGGAAAGTATAAGTAAATTCTACAGAGGATTCTAGGGTAAAGTTATCTTTTTCTCTAAAAGATTTTTGAGATCGATGttctcatatttatattttcaggtaAAATTCTTCAAGGAAAATTTCTCAAAATTGTCTCCCCGGAGTCTCCTGCTAAGCTTTACTGCTGCTATGGAGTGATCACGGTCCTCACTGTAGCTGTAGTTgttctttctgttgctttgtcTGGTAAATGACTTACTCTCCAAATTCTGCAGCATTCTGTCCACGTTCACACTGTCAGTTATACTACTGACCACTGTGAGACAGGCATTGTGGGAAGGGCTCtacagaaaacacacaggaaGTTCCTGTTCTCTGGGAACTTAGGTTCCAGCAGGAAGATGCAGTGAAAGAACAGTCTGTGGTGTATGCAGGAGGCCAGGCTCAGCATCTCTGGGAGGATACCATCCAGCAAGCTCTAGACAGAGATGCAGGGTATACAGGTCCACCTGGGGGAACTGTCCAAGGTagagaacaaggagagaaaaaaaatccaaaggagAACCTCAAGGAAGGGTGAGGACAGAGAAGAGTAATATGGCCAGTTACAGTTTAGTTACAAGGCTCAactgcattttgaaagtattAAATGGAAAGTTTCtgaagtaaataaatgtataggATTTTAGTACCACACTGTCCAGAACAGTGCAATAAAATCTCGCACTGTCCTCTTAAGTATGGAAACCATCCTTTAGTGTAACATGTCCACACTATATATACCACCTACCCAAAAGTTCTCACTGCTGTCTAAGTTATCAGGCTGTTAATAGGTGTCCATATAGAGTGCTTGCTGCTATAGCAATCCCTATTGTAGTAAACAGTCATGCAAAACACAGAAATGATGCTATTATAGAAATGCACTTCCTGGAGCCCTACTGTCAGTGAGCACCTGAGAGAGAATGGGGCACAGGCCCAAGGTGGGAGGCCTTTAGACAAAGGCCCATCATGCTCAGGAGTTGACTCCTACAGATCACTTAGGAAAGCTACAATCAGATTCACACCTCACATTGAGCTCAGGAGGGTATtacaaaaagagagaagacatgCTTGTTATGATTGTTGTATTATCTACATTTTAGTAAGACCTGCAGAAGAGATCTCAATCAAAAATATCTATACTCCTTGCCCAAGCAACTGGATTGGAGttggaaataaatgtttttatttttctgaatactCAAGTAACTGGACATCCAGCCAGGACTCCTGCATGGAACAAGAGGCCCAGCTAGCTCGAATTGACAGCCAGGAGGAGCTGGTAAGAGATGGGCAGGGATTGGTTAGTCTGTGTGTTCTGTTGAATACTGTATTGCCTTGAGATTGAGAGTTACAGATGAAGCCTGAGGGAGGATCCCATCCCAAGCACATGGAGACATGGGGAATGTGTGAGTATGTTCCATTTGTTGATGCTTGACTTCTAACTGGAGCCCTGAGACATTTGAGAAATATTCTCTCACATAGTCCTTGTAGTCAGCTGGAAGGTCAGATATGGCATTTTACTGGGATACCTGGTAGTCATGAGCATTTTCCCGTAAGCTGGCACATGTAGTATGCAGCAGATGACAACTGTTAATAACTGCAATGGGAAGTTAACCCAGAACTAACCTGGTCACAGAAGAATATGTTGTTACATTTGGTACTTTAATTCAAATGAGGTCCTTTAGAATTACAGATGTCACGTGGATACACTGGGAACTGCTGACTAGTATAGCTCCAAAGCCTGTGACCCTCAGTTACACTCTCCTGCTATTTCTAGAGTAAGCTGTGGAGTGGAGAGACTCCAggttcatctgaaaaaaaaaaaaaaagacacatgtaCTCTTGCCTTTTTGTGTTTTATAACAGAATTTCCTAAGGAGATACAAGGGGATTTTTGACCACTGGATCGGCCTGCACAGAGAGTCCTCAGAGCACCCTTGGAAGTGGACAGACAACACTGAGTATAACAACTCGTATGTTTCCACAATGTTCTCCTTTCTAATGTGTTCATGtattgtgatgtgtgtatattgtgGCTATGAGAGATGAAAGTCGGTGTCGTGTGAAGCCAACTGtactgggaaggaagaagaaaaaaaatgaaccctTGGGCTAGAtgtgtggctcagaggtagagagtGTGTTGTTTAAATGGAAGAGTCAATTCCCAGGAAACACACAAACTTAAATCTTTTAGATGTTTTCCTGTTtattcatcattatttttaaaacctttacTTAGTGTGGTTTTACTCAAAATCTTTCCCATAACGATGGCGTCTGGGGGCAGCTATTGTTTGCTTTAGCTCCAACCTGAACCTTCCTGTTGTTGATAACTGTCCTCTGTGGGATACAGATGAACCCTCAGATGGGCAGTGGGGGCTCTGACACCCCAGAAAGCCACTGCAGAAACTGCAAGCCTGAGATTCAGCAGCCCACTATTGCATGGCTGCATTTGTTCAGGAAAGCAGACTCTAAGGACATTTGGTACCTCCTCTAAAGTCTTGTCATCACAGAGCACCAAAACAGTTCTTGGATTTGAGCATAGCTGTTTGACCGGAATGATACATCACAGACTTAGTCACATCCACCCATTGAAGTCCTTTGAGTGATTTAAGATCTACTAAGAAGTGGGTATTTCCATATGCAAAATGCCtcaaaatagaattgaaaatcaCCCACTTGGGGTCACTCATGGCTGCAGTTCATTTGAACATGGCAGTAAGTGCCAGTCCAATGCCTTGTACATACATTACAGGATTTACCATGGACAAATGACAAAGGAGTGATGTGAGATAAACCCTGAGAATGTGAGACAGTAGGTGTAAAACTAGTGCCGGTGATTCCTCAGGGACTCTTTGGTTCATATTACCAAAAAGCAGTGGAGACTGGTGAGATTACATTGCGGAGCTAATGCAGTTCTGGGCTCTGCAGACTTaatgtctttggttttttttttttttttttttttttttttcagggttccCATCCAGGGAGTGGAAAACTACGCATACCTGAACAGTCACAGTTTCAACAGTGCCAGGGTCTATGTAAATCGCAGGTGGATTTGTAGCAAGCTCAACAGCTATAGCCTCTACTGCCaaattcccctttctccttcctaaCATTTAACAAGAGAAGCTTCTTAGCCTGTTATCTATGGGTGCTACTCTTTACCCTATGGCTCCACATTGCTATCAAAACAAATTAAGAGTATTTCCTAAGATCACAAGTGAAAACCAACTTGGAGAGCTGCACATACAGGGGATTACAAGAATATAGATGAGTCTAAAATAGATGCTGGCACTCATACCTTAAGCCTAAAGTACAACTAATGTTCATGAGCCCCAATTTTGTGTTATGAAGTTTTTGTGCAGAGAAGTCCTTCTTTTGAATTTATGAGACAACGAAAATAAGTCCCCCAACATGCATGTGACCTTTAATAATGAAAGCAAAATGGCTGGGATAGTgacatgcatctgtaatcccagctatgtAAGGGTTAGAAACAGGAGTGTCACAGGTTCATGAGTGGGGACTGAAAGCATGGAAATGCATTAATAACGATAGGGAAGACGAGACTCCATCTGTAGCATCCCATCCTTTGGGAACCATATTATACATGCTTTTCAAAATTCAAGCCAACACacagaagaatttaaaaagtgtataaaattaAGATTTACTTTATACTCTGCAATTTAAAACATGAGGGCCGCTGATGAAATGTTTCTCTACTTTAGTTTTCAGTATTCCTATTTCCAATTATACTGCCCTAAGTATAATTATAATTACTTACTTATCCTGTTCTAagtataatacattttataaagaaatgcCACTTTCATTTCACCATTTTATGAGATTTATTTCACATCAAATGTGAGTTAAACTCCTTAAGCATTTAATACTTAATTTTACACTGGCATGTATATTATTGggttttcaaaaaaatatttaaaatcttataGAGTTAGCTACCCCATACTGATGAGTCCCAAAAAGGACGAAATAACAGGCTAAAAAGCATCTCTTGATCtctttatcctttcttttccctattgttcttttattaattcaatattttatttatttaaatttcagatgttatcccctttccccattccacacCTCAttaacccccatcccatccctcctcctcctttctttcttttataccatttaacttacatgcaagtattaatcggactttgtttattgtcttgcttgttccttgaatatttgcatctattgtattgctacttcctcaacctagaactgacctcttgttctttttaaagactatgtaccaacttgatatgccaagagAAATTTGATATCCAAGGGAGGCCTCTAggtctctgaggagaaagggatggagaaatggggaaaaaaaattgaTATCCAAGGGAGGCCTCTAggtctctgaggagaaagggatggagaaatgggggaagggaaggggagaggaacataggggaagggagggaaagaaaatcaataaaaaatcaaaacactacaTTTATACTGACTTCATTTATGCTTATTGctcgtgtatatgtatatgtgtatatatgtatgtatgtatgtattgtatgtatgtatgtatatatgtatatatgtatatatgtgccccACCTGTGCTGGGCAGACaacacagacacagcacagacagagatggacagGACCAGAAGGAATCAGCTCTCTGCTTACT includes:
- the LOC117715756 gene encoding C-type lectin domain family 2 member D11-like, whose protein sequence is MWRRSWVVKYFNLWHESASQLSSFNPPVAETQLLSSEMRATEASLPVLSTTDSLQEGEMGKILQGKFLKIVSPESPAKLYCCYGVITVLTVAVVVLSVALSVRPAEEISIKNIYTPCPSNWIGVGNKCFYFSEYSSNWTSSQDSCMEQEAQLARIDSQEELNFLRRYKGIFDHWIGLHRESSEHPWKWTDNTEYNNSVPIQGVENYAYLNSHSFNSARVYVNRRWICSKLNSYSLYCQIPLSPS